Proteins encoded by one window of Bacteroidota bacterium:
- a CDS encoding NAD(P)H-binding protein: MTTLVLGATGATGKQLVEQLLSMGQNVKLIVRSTGKTTDTWKNNDKISIIKANISEISVDEMKNYLVDCQSVASCLGHNITLKGILGKPRKLVSDAVKLICMAIQSTSPEKPIKFVLMNTTANRNRDLNEPISIGEKLLMRLIRLFIPPQSDNEKAADFLRVNIGQKNKLIDWVAVRPDTLTNEDNVTEYELYTSPIRSAMFNPGKTSRINVGNFMARLIVENDFWNQWKGQMPVMYNKMD, translated from the coding sequence ATGACAACATTAGTATTAGGTGCAACTGGTGCAACAGGAAAACAGTTGGTAGAACAATTGTTGAGTATGGGACAAAACGTCAAGTTGATAGTACGTTCCACTGGAAAAACAACTGACACTTGGAAGAATAATGACAAAATATCAATAATCAAAGCCAATATCTCAGAGATTAGTGTGGATGAAATGAAGAATTATTTGGTCGATTGCCAGTCGGTAGCTTCTTGTCTTGGTCATAATATAACTTTGAAGGGTATTTTGGGAAAACCTAGAAAATTAGTATCTGATGCCGTTAAATTGATTTGTATGGCAATTCAAAGTACCTCACCAGAAAAACCAATCAAGTTTGTGTTAATGAATACAACTGCTAACAGGAACAGAGATTTAAATGAACCCATTTCGATTGGAGAAAAACTATTGATGAGGTTAATTCGCTTATTTATACCACCACAATCAGATAATGAAAAAGCAGCCGACTTTTTAAGAGTGAACATCGGGCAAAAAAACAAATTAATTGATTGGGTTGCTGTACGACCAGATACCTTAACAAATGAAGATAACGTAACCGAATACGAGTTATATACTTCACCTATAAGGAGTGCAATGTTTAATCCAGGTAAAACAAGTAGAATAAATGTTGGTAATTTTATGGCTAGACTTATCGTTGAAAATGACTTTTGGAATCAATGGAAAGG
- a CDS encoding Crp/Fnr family transcriptional regulator — MENEILKYLSKYIPITNELEEEISRIEFIKCFDNGTVLLEEGNISNECYFIIKGCIRSFYIKDGEEKTTEFYTEEQAVIPSVYGDKIPSEYYLECIEDTIVGVGTPELETEIYQKFPQIESLNRALGEAIMAKNQDTFAEFKMASPEERYLALLKNRPDVIQIAPQHQIASYLGMKPESLSRIRKRIMSQK; from the coding sequence ATGGAAAACGAAATTTTAAAATATCTTTCAAAGTACATTCCTATCACTAATGAATTAGAAGAGGAAATTAGTAGAATCGAATTTATAAAGTGCTTTGATAATGGAACAGTTTTACTTGAAGAAGGAAATATCTCAAATGAATGCTATTTCATAATTAAAGGTTGTATTAGAAGCTTCTATATAAAAGATGGTGAAGAAAAAACAACGGAATTTTATACAGAGGAACAAGCAGTTATACCCTCAGTGTATGGTGATAAAATTCCTTCGGAGTATTATCTTGAGTGTATTGAAGATACCATAGTAGGAGTTGGTACGCCTGAATTGGAAACGGAAATATATCAGAAATTCCCACAGATAGAATCATTAAACCGTGCTTTAGGGGAAGCTATCATGGCAAAAAATCAGGATACATTTGCTGAATTTAAAATGGCATCACCAGAAGAAAGATATCTAGCTTTATTAAAAAACAGACCAGACGTAATCCAGATAGCTCCCCAGCATCAAATAGCAAGTTATTTAGGAATGAAACCAGAATCGTTAAGCCGCATTCGTAAACGAATAATGAGTCAAAAATAA
- a CDS encoding alpha/beta hydrolase, with the protein MDIKIIATELGEIEYSSTGKGKPVLFIHGGHTNCNSTLWHKEFDLDKFQLITPTRPGYGNTPLNNNTTPKQQADLIASLLDYLNIDKVILYGISAGGLTTIELAGNYSDRVDKLILASSISKEWLDKKGRIYKTAKRIFNPKVEGIVWGMIRFFSGLFPNLIAKNFYPQFTTNLPHKLIKENVKELISMFENFSSGTGFVNDIDQSINHNIISRIKCPTLIIHSKNDNSVLFEHALHSNKMIENSKLVALDNEWGHLFWIGNDSKHSIRKTIEFIIE; encoded by the coding sequence ATGGATATTAAAATCATAGCGACAGAACTGGGGGAAATTGAATACTCCTCGACTGGAAAAGGAAAACCTGTTTTATTTATACATGGAGGACATACAAATTGTAATTCAACACTTTGGCATAAAGAATTTGATTTAGACAAGTTCCAACTGATTACACCTACTCGCCCTGGTTATGGAAATACTCCCTTAAATAACAATACAACACCTAAACAACAGGCTGATTTGATAGCTTCTTTGTTGGATTATCTAAACATTGACAAAGTGATTTTGTACGGAATTTCTGCCGGAGGCTTAACTACTATCGAATTAGCCGGAAATTATTCCGATAGAGTAGACAAGTTAATTTTAGCTTCTTCCATATCAAAAGAATGGTTAGATAAAAAAGGGAGAATTTATAAAACTGCAAAGCGGATATTTAACCCAAAAGTTGAGGGAATTGTTTGGGGAATGATTCGGTTTTTTTCGGGATTGTTTCCAAATTTGATTGCAAAAAACTTTTATCCGCAGTTCACAACCAATTTGCCACATAAACTAATAAAAGAAAATGTGAAAGAGCTGATATCAATGTTTGAAAATTTTAGCTCAGGAACAGGATTTGTTAATGATATTGACCAAAGTATTAATCATAATATAATTTCTAGAATAAAATGTCCGACTCTAATAATTCATAGTAAGAATGATAATAGCGTTCTGTTTGAACATGCTTTGCACTCAAACAAAATGATTGAGAACTCAAAGCTTGTTGCGTTAGATAATGAATGGGGGCACTTATTTTGGATAGGAAATGACTCAAAACACTCAATAAGAAAAACAATAGAGTTTATAATAGAATAA
- a CDS encoding amidohydrolase — translation MIIDGHAHASGDFLKPESIIDNLDIYEVDKVILVPGELGSAKNYSLPNLAKLFPSNNVVKATNLLTKFVIGIAGTVKQIPKGNEHVYNLIKKTKGRAIQFIWITQQIENPIKYLNDKFDEWNFKGVKLHQCWEDYSIDSEFFSAIAEWTEKKNLPLFIHLYSDNQTKQLIEYKKGHPKLKLIVAHLFGLEIFIKHKFRDENLYFDTSTIQLISTKRLKNAIKFVGASNITFGTDTPYGKHNLKKNIDRIKSLDISTKEKEMILGENMRKLLNI, via the coding sequence ATGATAATAGATGGACATGCACATGCTTCGGGTGATTTTCTAAAACCAGAAAGTATTATTGACAATTTGGATATATACGAAGTTGATAAAGTGATACTTGTACCTGGAGAATTGGGAAGTGCTAAAAATTATTCTTTACCAAATTTAGCAAAACTGTTTCCTTCAAATAATGTGGTTAAAGCAACAAACCTATTGACAAAATTTGTAATTGGAATTGCTGGTACTGTTAAGCAAATTCCAAAAGGAAATGAACATGTTTACAATTTGATAAAGAAAACAAAAGGAAGAGCTATTCAATTCATTTGGATTACACAACAAATAGAAAATCCCATAAAATACTTAAATGACAAATTTGATGAATGGAATTTTAAAGGCGTAAAACTTCATCAATGTTGGGAAGATTATTCTATTGATTCAGAATTTTTCAGTGCTATTGCTGAATGGACAGAAAAGAAAAACTTACCCCTGTTTATTCATTTGTACTCTGATAATCAAACAAAACAACTCATTGAATATAAGAAAGGACATCCAAAGTTGAAACTAATTGTTGCACATTTATTTGGCCTCGAAATTTTTATAAAACATAAATTTAGAGATGAGAATTTGTATTTTGACACTTCAACCATCCAGCTCATTTCAACAAAAAGACTTAAAAACGCAATTAAATTTGTAGGAGCATCAAATATTACATTTGGGACTGACACACCTTATGGAAAACACAACTTAAAGAAAAATATTGATAGAATAAAAAGTCTTGATATTTCAACCAAAGAGAAAGAAATGATACTCGGAGAAAATATGAGAAAACTTTTGAATATATAA
- a CDS encoding DUF4386 domain-containing protein encodes MNSNRKIAIVAGILIILGMLAGMLSIVPSVESPDYLTKVSAYQNQVLIGALFQFTLVPIYLGFALLLYPILYKYNKSLALGFVSFRIIACVFQLVGVILLPLFLSLSQEFLKYTTPDLVYFQTFGDVLKLGRDLANHVGVMLATGLGNLILFYVFYKTNLIPRWLSSWGIIGNFIAMLASFLILFRLIDVVSSQFIVLTVPLVLQEILLAIWLIARGFNLSVINSNSDLE; translated from the coding sequence ATGAATTCAAATAGAAAGATCGCAATTGTTGCGGGTATATTGATTATTCTTGGAATGCTTGCAGGTATGTTGAGTATTGTTCCATCCGTAGAAAGTCCAGATTATCTTACTAAAGTTTCTGCATATCAAAACCAAGTGCTAATTGGAGCTTTGTTTCAATTTACTTTGGTTCCTATATACCTAGGATTTGCGCTATTATTATATCCAATATTATACAAATACAATAAAAGTCTGGCTCTTGGATTTGTTAGTTTCAGAATAATTGCATGCGTATTTCAATTAGTAGGCGTAATCCTTCTTCCATTGTTTTTATCTCTAAGTCAGGAATTTTTGAAATACACAACACCAGATTTAGTATATTTTCAAACTTTTGGAGATGTTTTAAAATTAGGTCGTGACTTAGCAAATCATGTAGGAGTGATGTTGGCTACTGGTTTAGGCAACCTCATTTTGTTTTATGTATTCTATAAAACAAATCTAATCCCAAGATGGTTATCAAGCTGGGGCATTATAGGTAATTTCATAGCAATGCTGGCAAGTTTTTTAATCTTGTTCCGACTTATTGATGTTGTTTCATCTCAATTTATAGTTTTAACAGTTCCATTGGTTCTTCAAGAAATACTTCTGGCAATTTGGTTGATTGCTAGAGGATTCAATTTATCTGTAATTAATTCTAATAGTGATTTAGAATGA